Part of the Labrenzia sp. CE80 genome, CGGCGCGCTTCATGGTGCGCAGGTCAGCATTCAGCACGAGGTCGACGTCAAAACCGGTTGACTTCAGACTGTCCGTGATCAGGGCCGCGTCATTTGCCGGGTTCTGCAAACGCGCCAGCGTTGAGCTGTCGTAATCCGCATTGCCGACCACCAGCGCGAGACGCTCTGTCGCCAAGGTCGGCCCGAGAAGCGGCGAGCAGATGAAAAAGCATGCAGTCATGACGAGGCGAAAGCGTCGTGTTAATAGCGGTTTCATTATCTTCCCCAGACCTTCGCGTTGAGCTTGACCTGTCCGGACTGCTTCCGTCAATGCGGGAACCCGGTGGTTTTCAGATTTTAGCTTTACTAGGATCCATTGGAAGAAAAGGTGACCCGGGTCACAGGAATGCGGTTAGGGGGAAGTCGCGCCCGAGCGCGAGAAACTGCGGCCGCGATGCGGGCCCGCAGCTAGGCTGCTTCGACCCGCGCCATCGTTTCACATAAGCGCTTGGATCGCCGTTCCGGCAAGGATAAAATTGGCCGCAAGCCCACCGATATAGCTAAGCGTGCGAGGTCCGCCAGAAATCCTGCCGATGCCCGAATAATAGATCGCCCAAAAGAGAAGGCGAAAGGCTAAGTAAGTCCCGGCAAGCCAGTTGACCAACGTCGGTGAAGCGCCGGCTGTAATCGCGACGACCAGCGCGAAGCCGAAGGCGGGCAGGTTCTCGGTCGTGTTGGCATAGGTCCGGATCGCCCGAAAGCTTAATTTGGAATGATCCAAGCATAATGGCATACCCGGCGTTTGTTCTTCATTCACGAAAGCCAACGGTGCGCACAGGGCTGATTGCGCCAGGGCAATCAAAGAGACGGCTGCAAGGACGATCAGAGACAATCGGTAGTCGTCCAGAAAAGGCAGAGCTTCTAAAAGCGAGTTCATGTTAGAAAAACTCCTCCACTTGCTAGATCTCACATTTCCATATCGAGGGCTTCTGCGACCTCAATCGTCCCACCCGCGCTGAGGTGAGGACAAGGCTTGGCCAACTCGAGCGCGTCTTCCATTGATGCGGCCTGCAAGATCGTGACGCCTGACGCGGGATTAGCGCCGCCGCCTTCGGTAACACTACCGTCCTGATTAAGGGTCATTGAAGGGCCAACCGGCATACCGGGATCAACCACTGCGTCTCCCAGGCCCCCGCTCCAGGCGCGCCAGGCGGTCATATGAGCCATCCCGGCTTCCTTGCTCTCGAACTGCGGTGAGCCGTGATAAATGAGGACATATTTCGGCATGATGTGACCTTTCTGAGGGGCTGTTGGAAAGTTCCGTGGCGAACATGGCAGTGAATTTAATATGTTAAAGAACATATTTTGATTTTTGATACGAGACTGGAAAAGGGGAGGCTTCACATGCCGTATAGCAATGACCACAAGATGCAGACGCGCGCCCGAATTGTTGAAGAGGCGCGTATGCTGTTCAATATTCATGGCTTCAATGGTGTCACCATTGAAATGATTATGGCCGAGGCCGGTTTGACCCGCGGCGGTTTCTACAATCACTTCAAGAACAAGGAGGCCTTGTTCAGCGCCGCAGTTGCCAGCTTTCTGATGGGGCGCGGCGCGCAGTGGCGCGATGAGGCCGGTATTGATGTCACATGTTTGAACCCGGAAATGGCCCGGCATATGATC contains:
- a CDS encoding YciI family protein — translated: MPKYVLIYHGSPQFESKEAGMAHMTAWRAWSGGLGDAVVDPGMPVGPSMTLNQDGSVTEGGGANPASGVTILQAASMEDALELAKPCPHLSAGGTIEVAEALDMEM
- a CDS encoding MAPEG family protein yields the protein MNSLLEALPFLDDYRLSLIVLAAVSLIALAQSALCAPLAFVNEEQTPGMPLCLDHSKLSFRAIRTYANTTENLPAFGFALVVAITAGASPTLVNWLAGTYLAFRLLFWAIYYSGIGRISGGPRTLSYIGGLAANFILAGTAIQALM